The following nucleotide sequence is from Chelonia mydas isolate rCheMyd1 chromosome 5, rCheMyd1.pri.v2, whole genome shotgun sequence.
CTGCAAAACTTGTTGTTTAATCATAATTTATAGCTGTAAACCACCTTTCATTTGTGGATCCAGGCGTTTTACAAAGGTGGGTGAATATTATTTCTCCATTTTATAGGTGACTTGCCAAGGTTATGCAGTGTGTTAGCAATGAAGCTGAAAATAAAAGCTAGGTCTCTTCCCTATTTAGTTCTCTAATTGCTGTTACTTAtagtttaaccaaaaaaaaaaggggagggaaaagagaagtAGGTAAGCCCGTTCCTTAACTGATTTGTCTGAGTGAACTGCTCCTATTTCAAAGCTAAGTGCATTTAAAAGCCATACATGTGAATTATTATTTCCTGGTCTTCCAGGTTTGATGCTTTTGAACTGGTGCATTCTGGTTGTTAATAGGAGCAATCATTGACTAGGCACTGTTCTGAAGTAGCCTGAGGTACTCCAAGATGACCTTCCTGCAGAGCACAAAGGGCCTTGCATGAGCCACCTTCTGTTCTTAATTTCACCTCAAAAAAGTATCTAACATTCACCATACTCCTGCAAAGCCCAGTAGGGGACATCTCTAATATCCACTGATTTACATCATatttcagcacagctatttttacTGTTAGGGGGACTACCTAGAGTAATCCTAATTGTGTACATTTAtatgctgtaaaaataaaaacaaatctgcCTCTGAATTAATAGTTACAAATCGGTATCTTAAATGAGTGGAAATGTAGCTAAAACTGGAACTAGGTTGTTTTTTGTTCATGAGTTGTATGAGGTTGCTCTTCTGATTCATTGGTTATGTTTTACAGGCCATGGTACAAAGATGACTTGTGTGCCCTGGCATTTAAAGTTCTTCATGATAAACAACGTGGGCCATTAGTTTTTATACGCATTTACTCAGGCACAATGAAACCTCAATCAGCTGTATATAACATCAACAAAAATTGCACGTGAGTAGGAGTGAGATGAGAGATGTTCATTGAACCATTGGCATTTGTATTTGAGTAGTAGATAACATGAGTAATTCATTTGCAGAGAGAGAATGAGTCGCCTTCTGCTGCCTTTTGCTGACCAGCAAATAGAAATACCTTCACTAATGGCTGGCAATATTGCCCTTACTGTTGGGCTGAAACAGGTAAAGGAAGACATTTGATTCTCAAGAGTTTTATTTGAAAAGCTACTCACCACATAAATATGAGATACAAGATCACGTTTTCTTTTAGTTTCAAATCTTTTTAGCTTTTAATGTTATATTTAAATTCACTGTATTTcagttattctttttttttttataaatgtagTTGATCTGTTTCCTCTGTTTTCTGTATATgttgtgtcttttaaaaatacagtcacTTTGGCATACAAGAACTACTAAAAACTCAGCTGGTGCTGAACAGACAGCTATGTAATTAGAGCTTCTGATGTCCTTCTGAATCTGGTTTTAATTTAATTATCCAAAGAGAACCTACAGTAATTACTTAGTTTTTATCATGAAGAGcattaaaaaacaattatttgcaaACAACCTGATGTCATTTGATGTTTGGCGTACTTTAGAGTGCCACTGGAGACACCATTGTTTCATCAAAGGCGTCTGCTGTGGCTGCAGCCCGTCGAGCTGGAAGAGAGGTTGGGAGAAAGCCTGGCGGTAATAGTGAAGTAGAGAGCCTTTTATTAGCTGGCGTAGAGATCCCCGAGCCAGTCTTCTTTTGTACAATAGAACCACCTTCGATGTCCAAACAGCCAGGTACAACacagctacaaaagcagttttagAGTTATACTATACTGTTCCCTTGATCTGTGCATGCGCATACAGTTGATGTAATTGAATTGCATGCATGGATCAGTAACACAATGAGACCCTTAATGATTTTGCATAAGTGCTAAATTTTATAATTTGTGTGTGCTTTGCTACTAttcttttcatgatttttttggtCAACTCTAAAGATTAGATGATTGGTTCTTACCTCATTTTGGAAGGTGGGAGAGCTGCACTTTTGTCTTCCTACATCCGTTCCCACTTGCATGGTTAGCTTTGAGATATCCAGCCTCTTGCTGAGAGAGCGGGATATTGTAGTGTGTGCAATATGTTTGAATGAAAGTACATTTCCAAGTCTAGGTACTTTCTCCAGTCAGCACTATCCACCACCCTCTATGGCCTTTATCTCCACTGATCAGGAGTCTGGAAGTCACTTACCACAATTCACCCACAGAACACTGCCTCTTTCATAAACATCTTTCTGAGAACCTGATGGGCAACTTTGGATCTTTGATTCTGGAaaccctcttttctctctccttagcCCAACAGAGCCTAGATTTGTTGACTATCAGGACTTCTAGCACGTCCATTTGGTCTCCTGGATTCTAGTGGAATTGGAGGGAAGGGTTGCAGAATGATTGAGTGGATTGTCTGGGTATTGATCCTTTGATTACAATCTTTGGAAAAAACCTACAAAGTGCATAAACAAGTCAAAACTATTAGCTTATTACTTTATTTTTGGAGTTGCTGTCTTCTAGTAATTAGAGCAGAGgatggggagtcaggagatctagtTTGTATTTTGAACTCCACAGCTGACTCACATTGAAATCGGaggcaaatcatttaatttttgtgtgtcagtgtccccatctgtaaaacggggatattTACCCCTcttggtaaagtgctttcagattctCTGAGGAGCTATAGAAGTGCCAAATATTACTCTGAtgaggcatttttttaaaacttgtataCCAGTTACTTTATTACACCTTGTTAACTCAAGAACCCATTACTTTGAAATGAGGCAAACTATAGTTCTATACTTTTCTTGTAAAGGCTGCTGTGACAAGGTTATACTTTGTCATACTTTTCTTGTATGACTCTACAATACCACTGAGGATAGAATCTGATCTTATGGGTGAACACTTCAGATCGCTACTCATAGCTAGTTACAAGTTactaatatatttttatatatagcaATATTTGTTGTGTATACACAGAGTTGGATAATGCATTGAACTGCCTTCAGCGTGAAGATCCAAGTTTGAAAGTGAAGATAGATCCTGACACTGGACAAGTAAGATTGTCGATACATTGCTGACTTAAACTTAGTTCCCTAATTCCTATAGTTATAAGCAGTTATTTTAGAGTTCTGAGATCCTTCGGTGAAAGGCACTATAAATGGTGTTCACATTATAAATGCAATAAGTATTGTGTGTCTAATTAGATTAAAATGAAATCCTATAAACATGACCCATGGAGGAAGAGAGATTGTAAGATCGCCTTCCTTATTTATGCTCTGTAAATAGCATATTTCTTATCAATCCTCTTTTTTTCTAAACTCTAAAAGCAAGTTCAAATGGTCTTTACATTTCAAAACTAATATATAACTTATTGTAGTAGCATCAGCAACAATTACCATCTCCACTTAAGTGTTTTTTACACTTAAGTATCACCCAAAACAATACTTCCTAAAGTTTTCTTGGTCTTAGTTGTAATATCTGGGCTTTTtatgcaatttttaaaactttcttaaAATGTGAACAGGACAGTACATATAAGCGAATTCCTAGTGTAAATAGTGCATCCTAAAGGTTCCCATCTGTGTCCGCATATAAGCATGCGTGTGAATATTTActttttctctcactttttttatttgattCACTTCTttatctagactgttctctgtggcaTGGGAGAGCTGCACATTGAGATTATTCATGACCGAATCAAACGGGAATATGGCGTTGAGACCTATCTAGGACCCCTTCAGATAGCATATAGAGAAACCATCCTAAACTCGGCCCAAGCCACAGGTAAAATGAAAGAATACAGAGAATATTAGTTTTCTGTCCTTGCAACTTGTTTACTTACTCATTTTTAAATGGTCTTCTTATGACGTGACTAGTTAACATTAACTTTTAGATGATGTGTGGAGCATATTAACTGTTTCTCAGATATGTCTTCATTTTACCATAGATACGTTGGACAGAACGATAGGAGATAAACGGCACTTGGTGACCACCCAGCTGGGAGTAAGACCATGGGTAGGAGAGAGATCATCAGTAACACCAGTCATTGAATATGCTGACAATTTCATGGAACCACTTCAGAAAGACATTCAAGAAGCTATAGAAAATGGAATTAACAGTTCATACCTTCAAGGTAAAGAAACCATTATGACAAATTTTTGTAGGTATTTGAATAAAATTTCACATTAGAAATTACATGGTCCGAGTGCTATTAGTAAGGCTAAGGTTTTGTCATGGATACTTttagtaagtcatggacaggtcacgggcagtaatcAAAAATTtacagaagcccatgacctgtccatgactttgactaaaaatatccctgacaaaatgggaaaggaagaAGGTCCAGTGCCCACAGCTGCTGGGACTCTGGGTTCTTCCCACCCCCGCACCTAGTGGTGGCTGGGATCTCTGGAGTCCCCATGCCacctgcagtggctgggagctgcatgggggtTACCAGCTGACCGCTctagccccactgccccagggctgaagtggaaaatgttCCAGAGGTCTCTGGAAGGCACGGATTGCGAGACTTCCGTGACATAATTGTAGCCTTAGCTATTAGAAAGAAGGGCTTCTTCATAGCCAGAAAACTAAAATGCATCATGGTAGCACATGGCAATGACATAAAATGACAAGGGCAAAAGCAAATTTTCAGAATTCCTTCAACTTCCACAGAATGTGCTGAATGCCCCTTTACTCAGACTCGGGGGGAAATTCggcatatttttaaaactccactttttttcttcctcttgggTATCTTGATATTGAACCCCACTTTGATTTGACTCCATATCCCACATGATAAGTGTATTATTCTTATGATATTCCATAAACAATGGTGGTGTGATGGAACTGacctgtggggtgggaggcagtCATGAAAATGCCATATTTTTGCCATATTATCTGAATTGTTTTGCATGCGTTCAAATATATTATATTCTCTGAAGgtgtaaaataaaaagctttgcCTAACTGCACAatataggcttttttttttttttttttttttaaaggcattaaaCTGCTGTTCTATAACTTCATTCAGTGTTGACATGCTGGTTGGTGTTTCTCACCATCTCTCTGACATGCACTGTGAAGTTAACAGAAATCGCAGTCTCTGAAACCTCCTTGGCTAGCACATCAAAGTGTTGCGTTTCAGTGAAGTTTCTTTGGACTGCTAAGATACTTGGCTCAGGACATCATGGAAAACAGAAATCAGGAAATGGAGTGAAAGGGCAGTGTGAGGCAGAAGGGAAAATAAGAAATAATGGGGAAAAAGGAGTGTAGCAGTCATAATGCAAAGAGAGCACAGCATAAATTCAGAGAAAATGACAGAGGGTTAAAGTAGCTCTGAGTCActgattcaaatccagcccatTGCCCGGTAAGTAACTGCAAATAATATTCATCTGAAGTTCAAATATGGATAAAGCATCAGACTCGTCAGACACATTGTACTGATTGATTATTGGTATTTAGTTTTATTACTAACCATCTCTTGACGTCACAAAACAACATTAACTATACTCTTACTATATAAGCTAATTACATGGCCAAATTGCTCTTTACTAtaggaaagtcaatgggaagatgTGGTGGTAAGGGGAGAAAAACTCTAGATGGAAAACACTGTAGGGTTTTCCCCATAATATTCTGACAGGAGCAGGGTTTGCTCCCCACTCCTGGCATGAAATAAGGCACCTGCTGGTTTCAGAGCCCCACTATCAGGACCTACCTGAtgtgtgtctgcctcaggcaTACATCCTCTCACTTAAATGGGAGTTGCAGAAAAGGTGCTCTGGTCATAATACCTCCTTTTGGGACTGCTGGACTGTGCggtggggttgttttgttttccccaagTCCTATCCTTACCCAGTATGGGCCTCTGCCTACTCCCCCACACAGATCCATGTTTTGCTAAGAATGCTCTTCAGGATTTAGGAAGGGGAGAAAATGGTGCCATGGAGGTGGCTGACCTCACTCCAGGAGAGTTAAAATCTACATTTGGATCAGGAAGTCAGCAGCTGCCCTTAGTTGTTataacaatttatttaaaaagtgctaTGGTCGTACATCTATTTTTGATTAACATGAATGTCATTACATCTTTAATCATAAttaaatgttctctctctttatGAAGACACTTTAGCAGTCAGGTCTATTCTGaaaatgatttcttttttctttcgtAAGATTAATTTGGTCCACTTTTTTGTTTCTATAATGCACTCTGGGAGCATCAGAGACCTAATTCTGGCAAATGTTGCTTATGCTGTTGACCAAGAGGGATAATAAACCACAAGGCTACATGATGATTTGCCTATCTGCCCCTTTTGGCAAAGTTGGACAATgataaaattatttgttttatttcttgctCTAACAATCGTTTGTCTACTGAGTAGGTCAGAGGGGGTGTCAGACCCTTCAGGTTAATCCCAAAATACTTTTTCCATAACTTAATAATGTGAAAAATGACATGAAACATTGTAATGCTAACACATTGTTTGTTCTTTGTCTAGGACCGCTCCTGGGATTCCCAGTTCAGGATGTAGCAGTGACTGTGTATTCCATGACCATGCACTCTGAAACTTCCCTGACTATGATTTCTGCTTGTGTTTCTCGTTGTATGCAAAAGGTATAATGCAACTAGAAGACTATTCTACAGTGCAGTTTCATGGGAAAATATGATGGTGAATTAGACAAAAATGCAGCCTTTAGGAAGATGGCAGAGATGTGTGCACCTTACTACTTGTTCAGAAACATATACAACACTCACAACATAAGGAATGTCTTGAATCTTCCTTTTTCCCTTGTTTGATGTCCTTCAGAATTTTGATTGTCACCTCTAGCCAGGTAGCttccagcaaaatatttaaactcCTCCAGGTGTACGTGATAGGTCTTTAGTCTTTCATGTTAGAAAATCAACATAATTTTCTTTACATCTGGAGGGCTGTTTACCTCAGGAATACTTGGATTTTATCATTGTGTTCTCTTGGCAGTTTTTGTGATCTGCATTATATTTTGCATAGATTTAAGATATACGCTCAGTTACTTCTTATGTAGTGTCACATTATTTGTCTTTACTTTCCATCAGGTTTCTTGGAGTGTGTTCCCTGTAGCTTCTACTTTCTCTGCATATTATTAATTCACCCATCCTATTGGAATCTTTCTTCTTAATCCTAAAAAATCAGTTCTGAATTTGTACTGATCTTGTGCACTTCTTTGCTGTCTTTAGTGGCATGTACCACTTCCCAGCTTTGTATGTAGCGATATATACAGTTATTGTCAgctgaaaaatgaaacttttttgctATGGGCTTTGTAATGCGTTCTTGGTAAAATTGGCTCTAGTGCTTAAAACTCGGTGTGAGCTATTGAAGTGCATAACATGGTTGCCTGTGGTTACAGCACTAGTAATATTTTTTGCAAACTATTTTAGATACCTAGAGTATCAAATAAAATTGTGTAATCGATTGGAATGAAATAAGCTCTTTAACACCCCTTCAGGAACCCCCAGATTATAGCAGATTGCACTGTGGGAATATTCACTCAACTTACTGGCATCAATCCTTACCATTTTGTGTGGTGTTATCCGGGTTGAATTAGTTAAGAATTGGAAATTCAATGTAATATGGCTTGTTGCGTGGAGTGAAGTCCGGCACTTTCTTGGGTTTACTAAGCTCCTCTATATCCTATATTTTTTCctgtcaaaatatttttgtccCTTTTTAGCCTTGGTCTCGTGGGTCAATCTTACCTTATTCCAAACTGAGGTAGTGTACCATTAATTCACAACATCTTGCTTTTTTAAGCTTTAAAGCCTTCAATTTCAGCTACTTCGTTTCTTTTAACATATTAACTTGCAatagccattgtttcatgtcacCATGTTTTGTTGTTCTCGCTGAATCACGGGATTCTTGACGTTTgtatacttttttttcccttaacaCTTGCTGCTGGCATAATATAGTTTTCTACTGCTGTTGGGGGCTGAGACATGGCTGGAGGCCTCTTAGTAATAAATTGTTGTCATCTCTGGTTCATGTGTAGGGAAAGCgaggtgtgtgtatatacacacaattATCGGTGTAGCATAAGTTTCCTTTTTCTCTGATCTAATACACTCTGTAGGAACATACCCTATGGGATGTAGGGATTATGAGACAGAAGTTAGTTTCATTATATAGTCCAAACCATAGaagaattgcatttttaaaagggagCCAAGGGTAActtatttctttttgattttagGCTTTGAAGAAAGCCAGTAAACAACTGCTGGAACCCTTAATGAATCTGGAAATTACAGTGAGCGAAGATCTCCTCAGCGCAGTGCTTGGTGACCTTGCGCAAAGAAGAGGCAGCATTCAGGAAATCCAAAATCGTCAAGATAACAAAGTAGTGATTGCAGCTGTTCCCCTAGCAGAAATGATGGTATGTGGTGGTGATAATgatgaaagaaaagcaaaaaagtgtGCCTGCCCACTTCTGATTCTTTTTGATATATGCAGTTGTTTTCACATGATGAAGTCAGGAACTGATATTTCTAATTTTGCCGAAGGTCTGGATTAAGATCTCAGGAGGATACAGTGTGGTTCATACAGCTATGAAAGAAAATGTCTCATCGTTTATGTTGTACTGAACCAACACTTGTTTCTGTAATATTGGGAATATGGGTGAAAAATAGTGCACTTATTAAAAAGGTAATGtttactgtatactttgtattatGCTTGTGATAGTCTTTTCCCCAGCTGAATCACACTGTAGTAAATTAAACCAGGGCAGAAAGCTTTCTTTATCTCCACCCAACCCTAAATTTATTTGATTATAGTAATTACATTTAAAtatagtttgttttttgtctagGGTTACTCAACAGTTCTGCGCTCTTTAACATCAGGCTCAGCAACTTTCACTTTGGAACTAGCCAGTTACCAAGCCATGAACATTCAGGAGCAAAGCGCACTGCTTCAGAAGAGGAGTGGGTTGGTGTGACCACTTTACTCCATGGGAGAACAACGAAGACCTGCTTTATTCTCACTAGAAAATGTTAGGGGAACTGTTTGCCAAGTATCCTCTTTCTGAAAAATGGGTGGGGTAAAGTGTGTGGGGTTAGAACTGTCTTAAAATAACATGCTACGGCTGTCCAGTGGTAAGTGGCAAAGAAAAAAGTGCTGTGAAATCCTGGAATTGCCTTGTTTGCATGAAGGGAGTTAAACCAGAGATAACTAGAATTGACTGTTTTGATATCCACCATATTCCGTGTACTACACTTCACATGCCTAACAGTTGGAGCTGATACCTTACTGGAAGACAACGTTCCAAATCCCCTACAAGAAATGATGGTGCAGCTCTTTCTGTGAAAGTGAGCACTACATGCAACTTACTGAATCATGTCAGAACTGTTTCACCTAAAGTATGTagtaaaacttatttttaaaacatttaatatttcaCATATAAAAGTAAACTTAACTATTGGCCACTCTGCTAGTCAGCGTCTTCtgttggtctagcttcaactgaACACTGAAAGCTGCTATTGTCATTTAAGCTGTCCAAACAAGAATTACTTGCCTTAATGTTAGAATGTTGTATGGTACAGAGTAGGTAGCATATAAGGTGAGTGAGCCCTGTGTCAGCTTAAAAGCTTATGTCTTTtgctaacagaagttggtccaataaacagtattgcctcacccaccttgtatctctaatatcctgggaccaacatggctatagcAAATAATAGTTTTGGGCATCATGGTTTAACTACTGAAACAAATTTAGTTAAAGATAGAGTGAAGAATGTTGTATACGACAAAAACCTTTCGTGGAAAGGGGGAAATGTTGGTTAAGTGCAGGATCTTTCCACAAAAGATCTGTGCCCAATAATACTACGCTTATTTAAAGAAAGAATTGTTTCTGCTGCTAGCATTATGTATAAGTGCAAAGTCCAGCTTATATGAATCTATGACCCTCAAGAGTAAATGAATGATTTACGGTAATGTATATCCTATAGCCAGTCAGCTCTGGGTCACTAGGGATCAGAACTTGTCTACTTGAAATTGTCTAGTCTCATTCCAGTTCTTTGCAACCTCTGGGTTATTTGAGGTAGCAGACTAAGGATTGATTAGATACAGATAATGAACTACTTTCCTCTTCCCCTCATACTCTATCCAGAGTACATTTGAGGAAGCTTGTATTGCTAACATAATACTTATACAGCTGTAACAGATTAAGTGCTTTATCAAAAGTGTACTGTTCATATCCCTTATGGTCACACATTTATATAAATAACTTGCCTTTACCACTTAATGCTAGTTTACTGTAAGCTCTGAGCCTCTAGGCACAGTGTTCTGTTGTCCTCTACTGCCCAACGTTGAGTGGTCTGTCAGTCATCTCATTGTGATGGTCATGCTCAAGGATTGTAGAGTGAAGAATTCCAGTTGACAGCTATATGGATGGCGATATCTACGTCAGGTGCTGGTAGCTGCCATTTGGAATTATACATGTTCAATAGGAATAAAACCTGCTACATATATACAGCATAACTACAGAGATTTCAGTAGATGAGTCCTTGATTCTCTGTACATCTACTGTGATTTATTATTGCATTAGTATCAACTTTTATAGTTTTAAAACATCTATGAAactgtcaagatttttttttttttcagtgcaaatttcAGGTGCTGAATGTGTAAATTCACTTCCCACAAAGACACTTCAGGTAATTCGGTAAAATCTTGCTGCAGCAGTTACAGACCTCTAGCTTCATGATCACAATACCCAACAAAGAGGGGTTCAGCTGCTATTCCACgtctgttaaaagaaaaattgtCTTATACCATGCACGTTTATATATAAGGAATTAGTAGTACAAATAGTAAGATGAGACAGTGCTAGCTTACAGAGCAAATTAGGCCCAAGCAGTAAGAGAACTTGTCAGTCAAGGCAATAAAATAATGGATGACTTACTGAGGGGATGAAAAGATGGCCCCATTCTGAGCTTTAAAAGTCACACTTAGCTTATGAAGTATGCTACTGTTTGTGGTCTAACTAGAGATACCGGCATATTAGAAAATGGTCTCAAATGCCTAACTTATAGTGAATACTAAATCTTAGTACAGGGTGCTCTATACCGTTGGAGGAGCTTCAGCATAGCCTTGCTGCCATTTGAAAACAAGCAGCATGCAGGAGAATCATAAAAATAGACTACATTTTGCCTTTATATGTAGCTTTAGTTATTTTACTTCGGGCCAGTTTATAGTACAGCTGAAATAATCTGATGCACAAGACCCCTGTCCCAGTATAGCATTAATGTCTGTCAGATTCACTCCATTCCCACTCAGTTCCTCTTCAGTCTTTTAAGGCTATTCTAGTTTTTGGGGTAGCAGCCTGTGCAGGAAATAGTGAGGTCTTAAAATCAGACTTGATGGTGCAGTAGATCCTTGACTTCTACATAATACTTTAATAATATTTGTGCAAATAAGATGTGGATGCAGTATGGTTTGAAGAAAGtttggggatgggaagtggtGGTATTTATAAtctctgctaaaatgatcaatgGTGCAATATTGTTGGCATCTAAATTaagtggggtggggttggaaaATAAAAAGTTCAGGTAAGTTTCCATCCTTATCCACCCGGCCTTAAAAAATGACAAGTTTCTCCAAACTCTGGTTTTTTGCTGCATTTGTTATCTCCTAGAGCATGtttgttataaagaaaaatagTCAATCTACGGCCATGCTATGCTGAGTGTTGGAGATACAGTTCATTTCCCCCTCATCCCTTTACAAGACCCTGCTCAGAGCAAAGGTGGGATTTATTATTAATGAGAGACACTGTAGATCTTTGGAGGAAAGGCATAAAGGCCCTCATTTAactaaaaactgtttaaaaacatttagTTAACCTGGAAACCCTTCTCTAGCCCCTCAACTTGATTTGTTTAAGTGAGGTTCaaataagtgtccacacaaggGTTTACACTAGGTTAAGAGTTTAATTGACTTCGGGTTAAGCTAGTGCAACAGCGCATTTAGACTGGGCCTAATGTATGGTACTACTTGTCCAGAAGACTGTCCTTGGGGTATCAAGTTCCAGCTGCTGGCTGTAGCTTCTGTTATCCCTGTCctctcagagagagagattagttGGGGctctttaccttttaaaaaaatggcactCTTTCAGCATTTAGGCTAGCTTACTGAAAGGACATGTACTTTTGTGGTGGAGACAATCATTTCCAAATCTTGCCATTTGGATAATCTACTGTAGTTTTATGCTACGTATTGGCTGTGGTGGCTGCATATCATAAGCAGCAGGTAATAGTTGTTTATCTGTCCCTCGATAGGTAAGAAAGAGTCTGAATCAGCcataaaaaggtttagaaataCCTGGAAATAATGTGCAGTGCATTTCAATCCCTAGATTTGTAGATAAATAAGGCAGCTACTGATCATCTTTCAGCAGTTCTGTTTTGGACTTTATACAAACTAGAGCATTCTTTTCAGAGGAAAATGTCCAGAAATTTTTGTCATACACATTTGTCCTGAATTAGAACCCTCAGAGCAGGGAGATTTCTCTTTAGACCCCATGACCTCCGTGTTTGTGACCCTGGCTGAGTGTTTGGTAGCATGAAGTAGTTTGTACAGACCCAATAGGTATGGCTTTTCTAGAAAGCTCCTGAAACTCAGTGCATTTGACAAGTGTGACTATGCAGAGGTACCACTAAGTAGAGAGATCTACAGTTATTGGTTAAGTAACTGTTCCATGCAAACCTTAGAATTGAAGACAGcaagataaatgcattaaaacaaGACAGTGGATTGTTTCCAAATAAGCAATTTACAATCATACTTGATAGTGGATTGAAATTCATTAGTTCTAATGAATCATGGAGCTGAGGGTTACTCTAATTCCTGCTATCTTACCTGAGCATGCGACAACGATGCTTCACTAGTCTGTTATAAGCATCCTTTATGTTAGTCACATTTGCACTGCTCCAGAGCCTCTCCCCAACAGCACTTGCTCGAGGCCTGTACAAAGACATTCAATTCAGTCTAAGAATTTATTCTATTTCCCAGAATAGAATGAATTTAATACTGGGGCTTGAGCCCAGAGGAAAGTTTTTTTACACTGACAAATATTAGCAACAAAGAAAGCTACAAAGCTCTGCAATGCCTTCAACATGCTCATAACACTTGCAGCTCTGCACTGACAATGattaatcaaatctcatgcttcagctgCTCCACCTGCAGAGATCAGGATGCAATTTTCCCCCTGATGCACAATTGGCTAGATGTAGGCTGGGGTTTTTAGCCTTCCTCTCCAGTATCAGGGACTGGCCACAGCTGGATACAGGACATCTGACAGAGTAAGTCAGAGCTCTGaggtggtacagagaatcctctttcTTCGATGCTTAGCTGGTGAGTCCTGTCCACATGCTCATGGTCAAACTGATCGCCACATCTGActcaagaaggaattttctcccaggtcagctTGGCAGGGACTCGGGGGATTTTCACTACCTCTGCAGCATGGATCAcctgctaggatcatctgggcatcTCACCTAATCCATCCCCAGGGATTAATGGCTCCTCAGTGTTTCTtactctgcctgtggcacacaaccaTTTAGTCTGAGGACAAATGCTGTGTTGCGCTCTAACTATTGGGCTCAACATGGACAacagtgaaatttaatggcctg
It contains:
- the GFM2 gene encoding ribosome-releasing factor 2, mitochondrial isoform X2, with protein sequence MYCKWARTMVVKRLKSQECHQRNYSFPPGDVKSLRSIITPPISKIRNIGIMAHIDAGKTTTTERMLYYSGYTRALGDVDDGDTVTDFMVQERERGITIQSAAVTFDWKGYRMNLIDTPGHVDFTVEVERSLRVLDGAVAVFDASAGVEAQTLTVWRQADKHHIPRICFLNKMDKNGASFTYAVDSIKQKLKTKPLLLQLPIGEAKTFKGLVDVVTKEQIIWNPASSLDDGKVFEQKPLTETEDPELLKDVRDARNALIEQVADLDDEFAELVLGDFSENFDLLPADKLQSAVRRVTLAQKAVPVFCGSALKNKGVQPLLDAITMYLPAPNERSYDFLPWYKDDLCALAFKVLHDKQRGPLVFIRIYSGTMKPQSAVYNINKNCTERMSRLLLPFADQQIEIPSLMAGNIALTVGLKQSATGDTIVSSKASAVAAARRAGREVGRKPGGNSEVESLLLAGVEIPEPVFFCTIEPPSMSKQPELDNALNCLQREDPSLKVKIDPDTGQTVLCGMGELHIEIIHDRIKREYGVETYLGPLQIAYRETILNSAQATDTLDRTIGDKRHLVTTQLGVRPWVGERSSVTPVIEYADNFMEPLQKDIQEAIENGINSSYLQGPLLGFPVQDVAVTVYSMTMHSETSLTMISACVSRCMQKALKKASKQLLEPLMNLEITVSEDLLSAVLGDLAQRRGSIQEIQNRQDNKVVIAAVPLAEMMGYSTVLRSLTSGSATFTLELASYQAMNIQEQSALLQKRSGLV
- the GFM2 gene encoding ribosome-releasing factor 2, mitochondrial isoform X1, with the translated sequence MLRVPRKFSLNVLKASSLCNECMYCKWARTMVVKRLKSQECHQRNYSFPPGDVKSLRSIITPPISKIRNIGIMAHIDAGKTTTTERMLYYSGYTRALGDVDDGDTVTDFMVQERERGITIQSAAVTFDWKGYRMNLIDTPGHVDFTVEVERSLRVLDGAVAVFDASAGVEAQTLTVWRQADKHHIPRICFLNKMDKNGASFTYAVDSIKQKLKTKPLLLQLPIGEAKTFKGLVDVVTKEQIIWNPASSLDDGKVFEQKPLTETEDPELLKDVRDARNALIEQVADLDDEFAELVLGDFSENFDLLPADKLQSAVRRVTLAQKAVPVFCGSALKNKGVQPLLDAITMYLPAPNERSYDFLPWYKDDLCALAFKVLHDKQRGPLVFIRIYSGTMKPQSAVYNINKNCTERMSRLLLPFADQQIEIPSLMAGNIALTVGLKQSATGDTIVSSKASAVAAARRAGREVGRKPGGNSEVESLLLAGVEIPEPVFFCTIEPPSMSKQPELDNALNCLQREDPSLKVKIDPDTGQTVLCGMGELHIEIIHDRIKREYGVETYLGPLQIAYRETILNSAQATDTLDRTIGDKRHLVTTQLGVRPWVGERSSVTPVIEYADNFMEPLQKDIQEAIENGINSSYLQGPLLGFPVQDVAVTVYSMTMHSETSLTMISACVSRCMQKALKKASKQLLEPLMNLEITVSEDLLSAVLGDLAQRRGSIQEIQNRQDNKVVIAAVPLAEMMGYSTVLRSLTSGSATFTLELASYQAMNIQEQSALLQKRSGLV